The following nucleotide sequence is from Takifugu flavidus isolate HTHZ2018 chromosome 4, ASM371156v2, whole genome shotgun sequence.
GTGAACATTTTTACAGAACAGGTGGAACTTTGGCCCCAGAAAGGTTCCTACCCTGGCTGGAAGGGTTGTTTTGCTTACCCCATTGCCTCCTGGGCACCGGAATGGTTCCAGGCTTCGCAGGGGTGGCACATTTTGTGCCAGCTCTTGGTTTTCACTTGTCTGCAGAGCCCTGTCCACAGCCAGCTTGGACATATCAGTGGTGAGGAGGTCAGAGAACATTTTCATGTTCTGAGAGAAGCCGTCAGCAGCTGTAAGGTTATGTGAGGATGAGCCAGGCTTTTCCTGTAGATGCTCAGGTGTTTCCATAGAGGGATCTGAAGGCAGAGGGTTTCAGTTGTGAAGAACATCACAAACCTCACATTTTTAAGCATGGGAATCTTACTGTCAGGATGTTTCTGGTCCTGCAGAGTTTTGGTAAGTTGGTGTAAGAGCGCTGCCTGCCTCAGACAGAGTGTCCTCAGATGGAGGAACTGCTGGTATAATTTGCTGTAGGCTTCCTCCATCTCGAAAAGTCCTGCAGCTGCAAATAAGAGGAAATTATTTAAAGGACTGCAACACATGTATCTACCAGCTATCCTATATGACGTAGGATTAACAGCAAATTTCCTTCAGAGAGC
It contains:
- the zgc:113184 gene encoding uncharacterized protein zgc:113184, giving the protein MEEAYSKLYQQFLHLRTLCLRQAALLHQLTKTLQDQKHPDNPSMETPEHLQEKPGSSSHNLTAADGFSQNMKMFSDLLTTDMSKLAVDRALQTSENQELAQNVPPLRSLEPFRCPGGNGGLSTNMVDIFSSQPDGMLMSDVALQSHICDFCQAVFPGDTSTRGDFLRHLYTHIT